A stretch of Myceligenerans xiligouense DNA encodes these proteins:
- the erpA gene encoding iron-sulfur cluster insertion protein ErpA has product MTETASEIATHGVNLTDFAADKVRSLLEQEGRDDLRLRVAVQPGGCSGLIYQLYFDERLLEADALRDYNGVEVVVDKMSVPYLEGATIDFADTIEKQGFTIDNPNAGSACACGGSFS; this is encoded by the coding sequence ATGACCGAGACCGCCTCCGAAATCGCCACCCACGGCGTGAACCTCACCGACTTCGCGGCCGACAAGGTACGCAGCCTGCTCGAGCAGGAGGGGCGCGACGACCTGCGTCTCCGAGTGGCGGTGCAGCCGGGCGGCTGCTCCGGCCTGATCTACCAGCTGTACTTCGACGAGCGCCTCCTCGAGGCGGACGCGCTGCGCGACTACAACGGCGTCGAGGTCGTGGTCGACAAGATGAGCGTCCCCTACCTCGAGGGCGCCACCATCGACTTCGCCGACACCATCGAGAAGCAGGGCTTCACGATCGACAACCCGAACGCCGGCAGCGCCTGCGCCTGCGGCGGCTCGTTCAGCTGA
- a CDS encoding cysteine desulfurase family protein: MAGMESSAPPRVHLDNGGRAPWHPLAREALLQALDDGWADPRRLHAEGRRAARLLDGAREAVAAVLGARTEEVRFTHGHTAALHRAVTAGAAGRRRGGRRIVVGATERAAVLHAADAAGERETVAVDRLGRADAGAFAAAVSRPGVALAALQHANGEVGTVQPVEGVHDAARAAGVPLLVDAGASLGHARVPATWDLLAADPADWGGPAGVGVLAARGRVRLPGTGPEDPEPWAPGGVSVPLAFASAVALEAVQADLAAAGAHRRELVDRIRAAVAGVPDVEVVGDPDTRLPHVVTFSFLYVDGEALVTELDRQGFAVGSGSACTASTLEPSHVLAAMGVLTHGNVRIALDRATSEADVERFLAVLPPAVERVREALGVRGL, from the coding sequence ATGGCCGGTATGGAAAGCTCCGCGCCACCCCGCGTCCACCTCGACAACGGAGGACGGGCGCCCTGGCACCCGCTCGCCCGTGAGGCGCTGCTCCAGGCGCTCGACGACGGCTGGGCCGACCCGCGCCGACTCCACGCGGAGGGCCGCCGGGCGGCACGTCTGCTCGACGGCGCCCGCGAGGCCGTCGCCGCGGTGCTGGGGGCGCGTACGGAGGAGGTCCGTTTCACGCACGGTCACACGGCGGCCCTGCACCGCGCGGTCACGGCGGGCGCGGCGGGCCGGCGCCGGGGCGGGCGCCGGATCGTGGTCGGCGCGACGGAGCGCGCGGCCGTGCTGCACGCCGCGGACGCGGCGGGGGAGCGCGAGACCGTCGCCGTCGACCGGCTCGGCCGCGCGGACGCCGGCGCCTTCGCCGCGGCCGTGAGTCGCCCGGGGGTCGCCCTCGCCGCGCTCCAGCACGCGAACGGGGAGGTCGGTACCGTCCAGCCGGTCGAGGGGGTGCACGACGCCGCTCGTGCGGCCGGCGTCCCCCTGCTGGTCGATGCCGGGGCGAGCCTCGGGCACGCGCGCGTCCCCGCGACCTGGGACCTGCTCGCGGCCGATCCGGCCGACTGGGGCGGGCCGGCCGGCGTCGGCGTCCTGGCCGCGCGGGGGCGGGTCCGGCTGCCGGGCACCGGCCCCGAGGACCCCGAGCCGTGGGCGCCCGGCGGGGTGAGCGTGCCGCTGGCGTTCGCGTCGGCCGTGGCGCTGGAGGCGGTCCAGGCCGACCTCGCGGCCGCCGGTGCCCACCGCCGCGAGCTCGTGGACCGCATCCGGGCGGCCGTCGCCGGGGTGCCCGACGTCGAGGTGGTGGGCGACCCCGACACCCGGCTCCCGCACGTCGTCACGTTCTCGTTCCTCTACGTCGACGGCGAGGCGCTGGTCACGGAGCTCGACCGGCAGGGGTTCGCCGTCGGCTCCGGCTCTGCCTGCACGGCGAGCACGCTCGAGCCGTCGCACGTGCTCGCGGCGATGGGGGTGCTCACGCACGGGAACGTGCGGATCGCGCTCGACCGCGCGACGTCGGAGGCGGACGTCGAGCGATTCCTCGCCGT